One Candidatus Vicinibacter affinis DNA window includes the following coding sequences:
- a CDS encoding carbonic anhydrase → MSEYIIDQMLRENKSWAEERTKEDPDFFSRLEHLQTPEFLWIGCSDSRVPANQITGTQPGEIFVHRNVANLVVHTDLNLLTVLEYAVHHLKVKHIIVCGHYGCGGVKAAMTRHNFGIINKWLRNIKDVYRIHREEIDALEDEDDKVNKLIEFNVREQVMNLAKTSIVQKAWKHEQRPHLHGWVYSLRNGIIKPLLDLSPGDHLDEFYEFDDL, encoded by the coding sequence ATGAGCGAGTATATAATTGATCAGATGTTACGGGAGAATAAGTCCTGGGCTGAGGAAAGGACGAAAGAAGATCCGGATTTTTTTTCCCGTCTTGAGCATCTTCAGACACCCGAATTTTTATGGATTGGATGCAGTGACAGTAGGGTGCCGGCCAATCAGATTACCGGGACCCAACCGGGGGAGATATTTGTTCACCGGAACGTGGCAAACTTGGTAGTGCATACGGATTTGAATCTGCTCACCGTGCTGGAATATGCGGTACATCATCTCAAAGTGAAGCACATTATTGTGTGTGGTCATTATGGCTGTGGTGGAGTAAAAGCGGCCATGACAAGGCATAATTTTGGCATCATCAACAAATGGCTGAGAAATATCAAGGATGTTTACCGTATTCACAGAGAAGAGATTGATGCACTGGAGGATGAAGACGATAAAGTCAATAAACTGATTGAGTTTAATGTACGGGAGCAAGTCATGAACCTGGCAAAGACTTCCATTGTCCAAAAGGCATGGAAGCATGAGCAACGTCCACACCTTCATGGCTGGGTTTACAGCCTCAGAAATGGAATTATCAAACCTTTATTAGATCTCAGCCCCGGGGATCATCTGGATGAATTCTATGAGTTTGATGACTTGTAG
- a CDS encoding T9SS type A sorting domain-containing protein, with protein MKKFTCSFILGFFLVVLITGQSRVLVLNEGVFDYTNNQILIPPSVGAYHLTGKEYKPLVDIPQARFASDIKIHEGSYWVAADQKVLRYNLLTNAVQSNLPVEGVRKIDFWGNYMIVTRGEYEKALNAYVQIYDKNNLGLVFEIPASEMPYTAESIILRDDHAFIAVNNGFEFGKEVGKILDIDLQKLRWVNTIDLGSEGKNPENLMIKNDVLYSLNNRDYTGSSLSKINLGSVQVQTERLPQVSSLCATSTLIESAVIYQESGKTGLGKYDIATENAGPFLDLGKQFYGLSFDDRSKLIYAAETDFTSFGKVFVFDQNFNQLDEFEASITPGYFAFDYSITGTEKEQKAYDLHLTPNPARDFVSLPEVLKADQIVMVDLMGKSVYPEFYKSKINLSGIPAGIYVIKIISEGKLFQSTFQKI; from the coding sequence ATGAAAAAATTTACCTGTAGTTTCATTCTTGGATTTTTCCTGGTGGTGTTGATCACCGGCCAGTCCAGGGTATTAGTTTTGAATGAAGGGGTCTTCGATTATACGAATAATCAGATCCTGATACCACCTTCTGTTGGGGCCTACCACCTTACCGGGAAAGAATATAAGCCATTGGTTGATATTCCTCAAGCCAGATTTGCTTCAGATATTAAAATACACGAAGGTTCCTATTGGGTCGCTGCGGATCAGAAAGTGTTGCGATATAATTTATTGACCAATGCAGTCCAATCGAACTTACCAGTTGAGGGAGTCAGGAAAATAGACTTTTGGGGAAACTATATGATCGTTACCAGGGGTGAGTATGAAAAAGCCCTAAACGCCTATGTGCAGATTTATGATAAGAACAATCTAGGTCTGGTTTTCGAAATTCCGGCTAGTGAAATGCCCTATACTGCAGAAAGTATTATCCTGCGAGATGATCATGCTTTTATTGCTGTCAACAATGGGTTTGAGTTTGGAAAGGAGGTAGGAAAGATACTCGACATCGATTTACAAAAATTAAGATGGGTAAATACCATTGACCTGGGGTCAGAAGGAAAAAATCCTGAAAATTTAATGATCAAAAATGATGTGTTGTATAGTCTGAACAACAGGGATTATACCGGTAGTTCACTCTCCAAAATTAATTTGGGCAGTGTACAAGTTCAAACGGAAAGACTACCTCAGGTGAGTTCTTTATGTGCCACTTCTACTTTGATTGAGAGTGCGGTCATCTATCAGGAAAGCGGCAAAACAGGTCTTGGTAAATACGATATTGCCACTGAAAATGCCGGACCATTTCTGGATTTGGGAAAACAATTTTATGGGTTAAGTTTTGATGACCGATCCAAATTGATTTATGCTGCAGAGACAGATTTTACTTCATTTGGAAAAGTATTTGTTTTTGATCAGAATTTTAACCAACTGGATGAGTTTGAAGCTTCCATCACACCCGGATATTTTGCATTTGATTACAGTATTACCGGCACAGAAAAAGAACAAAAGGCATACGATTTGCACCTTACTCCAAATCCTGCAAGAGACTTTGTCAGTTTACCGGAAGTTCTGAAGGCAGATCAGATTGTAATGGTTGATTTGATGGGAAAAAGTGTTTATCCAGAATTCTATAAAAGTAAAATTAATTTGTCCGGCATTCCTGCAGGCATCTACGTGATCAAAATTATTTCTGAGGGAAAATTATTTCAGAGTACATTTCAAAAAATTTAA
- a CDS encoding di-heme enzyme, which translates to MQKYYFLVGLGFIFWLTAAPNDRLIKQPLKDPLAELGHHLFFDKKLSYNLGRSCSSCHDPRLAFTDGYRISLNSEAQLLKRNAPSLLNLNHRTSFDWSDPNVNHLIKQMERPLFSVQPVELGLKGNEEIILQRFRKDKIYQQLYENAFQKNIDNLTVKEIMESIAAYEMSLQSRHSRYDDYLATKDSSLFSSQEWFGLNLFFSDTIACNRCHGGLDFFEPERGGDFANIGLYNCNGSYPARDLGLQEHTLSVDDNGVFRIPGLRNVALTTPYYHDGSANTLEEVIKNYERAGRIHSGGECNGDGALHPNTDGRMQVFHLDENKRKAIIAFLYTLTDTSYLKDDHFLDPFNP; encoded by the coding sequence ATGCAGAAGTATTATTTTTTAGTGGGTCTTGGGTTCATTTTTTGGTTGACGGCAGCACCAAATGATCGGCTTATCAAGCAGCCATTAAAGGATCCATTGGCAGAACTTGGGCATCATTTATTTTTTGACAAGAAACTTTCTTACAATCTAGGAAGATCTTGTTCTTCGTGTCATGATCCGAGATTGGCATTTACTGATGGGTACAGAATTTCACTAAATTCAGAAGCTCAATTATTGAAAAGGAATGCGCCAAGTTTGCTGAATCTTAATCATCGGACAAGTTTTGACTGGTCTGATCCTAATGTGAATCATTTGATAAAACAAATGGAGCGTCCTTTATTTTCTGTTCAGCCTGTCGAGTTGGGTTTGAAGGGTAATGAAGAAATAATTTTACAAAGATTTAGAAAGGATAAAATTTATCAGCAGCTTTATGAAAATGCTTTTCAGAAAAACATAGACAATTTGACTGTTAAAGAAATTATGGAATCCATCGCTGCTTATGAAATGAGTCTTCAAAGCCGGCACTCACGTTATGATGATTATTTGGCAACCAAGGATTCCAGTTTATTTTCAAGTCAGGAATGGTTCGGTTTGAATTTATTTTTTTCTGATACAATAGCTTGCAACAGATGTCATGGTGGGCTGGATTTTTTTGAGCCTGAGCGTGGAGGTGATTTCGCCAATATTGGTTTGTACAATTGCAATGGTTCTTACCCAGCAAGAGATTTGGGTTTGCAGGAACACACACTGAGCGTAGACGACAATGGTGTTTTTCGTATACCCGGATTGAGAAATGTTGCTTTGACTACACCATACTATCACGATGGATCCGCCAATACCCTTGAAGAAGTAATTAAAAATTATGAAAGGGCCGGAAGGATTCATTCGGGGGGTGAATGTAATGGAGATGGTGCCCTTCATCCGAATACGGATGGTAGAATGCAAGTTTTTCATTTGGATGAAAATAAACGCAAAGCCATTATTGCATTTTTGTATACACTTACGGACACAAGCTACCTTAAAGATGATCATTTTTTAGATCCATTTAATCCATGA